In Deinococcus sp. QL22, a genomic segment contains:
- a CDS encoding M48 family metallopeptidase: MKVTAKAPERAERVLQAWLRERAEQVLAERMERCLERASHYGIQHSGEFRLRSMATQWGSCSRTGRLTFNPLLIQAPKECIDYVLLHELCHTLEFSHSRAYYALLGRVLPDWKAKRARLNRLVELPGSLL; encoded by the coding sequence CTGAAGGTCACGGCCAAAGCCCCTGAACGGGCTGAGCGGGTGCTGCAAGCGTGGTTGCGGGAACGGGCCGAGCAGGTGCTGGCCGAGCGGATGGAGCGTTGCCTGGAGAGGGCGTCGCACTACGGCATCCAGCACAGTGGTGAGTTCCGCCTGCGCAGTATGGCGACCCAGTGGGGCAGTTGCAGCCGGACAGGCAGGCTCACCTTCAATCCGCTGCTGATCCAGGCGCCCAAGGAATGCATCGATTACGTGCTGCTGCACGAGCTGTGTCACACCCTTGAATTCAGTCACTCCCGGGCCTATTACGCGCTCCTCGGCCGGGTCTTGCCAGACTGGAAAGCCAAACGGGCGCGACTCAATCGACTGGTCGAGTTGCCCGGTTCCTTGCTTTAG
- a CDS encoding HEAT repeat domain-containing protein yields MDAVEAFETEHAVRLPEPYRDFLLQVGNGGAGQAYGLYPLEKTATGGVLKRPSPLHSQMPEVGAWHDVLGLDEDTEAVYDGALTLLTQGCTYDVLLMVSGPDRGRIVYVDWNMEHAPFFSQFPDFLTWYETWLRETLAGYTMTWFGYGLPLNAGESALVAVDQQVPSFQRKAALNNLLRVPSLTADLLTLLESALLSEPDLGIATDFLTLLASNGVQGLGDISWRLLRQAQGHQIYRTVHAMRTMELPTWGDAALWALEQDADQDASQSILYLLKREQALTRRAIELAFTSKHVVTTGLYVNSEFDNPLPVPDAFFTHSDPGVRRYSVEYQPNAVLHPKLPQLLELYRQEASEHVRQGWALKIGSFHEPVVTAALTEFLEREDSAIVRSALTRRLGEHKATQAVPLLMRLTQQEDHVLRLEAATALGEIGDERARPALKALLDQHEKPFRIEGGGGMGYSYSVAEAARRALKILGGHQRHRKILGKLVKILTRTRE; encoded by the coding sequence GTGGACGCCGTAGAAGCCTTTGAGACAGAGCACGCGGTTCGCCTGCCAGAGCCATACCGTGACTTCCTCTTGCAGGTGGGAAATGGTGGTGCCGGTCAAGCCTATGGGTTATATCCCCTAGAGAAAACAGCTACAGGCGGCGTCCTCAAGAGGCCGTCTCCACTCCATTCCCAGATGCCGGAGGTCGGGGCTTGGCACGACGTCCTTGGTCTGGACGAAGACACTGAAGCGGTCTACGACGGCGCCTTGACGCTGCTCACGCAGGGCTGCACCTATGACGTGCTGCTGATGGTCAGCGGGCCTGACCGGGGACGCATCGTCTACGTGGACTGGAATATGGAGCACGCCCCCTTCTTCTCCCAGTTCCCGGATTTTCTGACTTGGTACGAAACTTGGCTGCGTGAAACGCTGGCTGGGTACACGATGACCTGGTTCGGATACGGCCTGCCTCTGAACGCGGGCGAGTCCGCTCTCGTGGCCGTTGATCAGCAGGTGCCTTCCTTCCAACGGAAAGCAGCGCTCAATAACTTGCTGCGGGTACCCTCGCTCACGGCCGATCTCCTGACACTTCTAGAATCCGCGTTGCTGTCGGAACCGGACTTGGGAATTGCTACAGACTTCCTGACGCTCCTGGCTTCCAACGGTGTCCAGGGGTTGGGGGACATCAGTTGGCGTCTCCTGCGCCAGGCCCAGGGGCATCAGATTTACCGCACCGTTCATGCCATGAGGACGATGGAGCTCCCCACCTGGGGAGACGCGGCCCTCTGGGCCTTGGAGCAGGACGCCGACCAGGACGCTTCACAAAGCATTTTGTACCTGTTGAAACGCGAGCAGGCCCTCACCCGGCGGGCGATCGAACTGGCCTTCACATCGAAACACGTCGTCACGACCGGCTTATACGTGAACAGTGAATTCGATAATCCGCTGCCTGTGCCCGACGCATTCTTCACGCATTCCGACCCAGGCGTGCGCCGATACTCGGTCGAATATCAGCCCAATGCTGTGCTCCATCCCAAACTCCCCCAATTACTGGAGCTGTACCGTCAGGAGGCCAGTGAGCATGTGCGGCAGGGGTGGGCACTCAAGATCGGCAGTTTCCATGAACCCGTGGTGACCGCGGCCCTGACCGAGTTTCTGGAGCGGGAAGACAGTGCGATAGTCCGTTCTGCTCTCACCCGGAGGTTGGGCGAACACAAGGCCACTCAGGCTGTTCCGCTGCTGATGCGGCTGACACAGCAGGAGGATCACGTGCTGCGCCTGGAGGCGGCGACTGCCCTCGGAGAGATTGGGGATGAACGCGCCCGTCCAGCCCTGAAGGCCCTGCTCGATCAGCATGAGAAGCCCTTCCGGATCGAGGGGGGCGGCGGGATGGGCTATTCGTACTCCGTTGCGGAGGCCGCACGCCGCGCGCTTAAGATTCTGGGTGGCCACCAAAGGCACCGGAAGATCCTCGGCAAGCTCGTAAAAATCCTGACCAGGACAAGAGAGTAA
- a CDS encoding YhcG family protein, with protein MTRSLQMPDDYATLLGNLKTQIRQAQTQAALSVNRELVLLYWQIGQSILERQGQAGWGAKVIDRLAQDLKTEFPEMKGFSRSNLSAMQQFAATWPDPAIVQQLVGQIPWGHNVALLQKVKDPAAREWYARATIQHGWSRNILIHQIDSRLIERQGQATSNFDRALPAPQSELAGQLLKDPYNFDFLSLGTQALERDLERSLLAHLRDFMLELGVGFAFVGSQVHLEVGGEDFYLDLLFYHLKLRCYVVIDLKIGEFKPEYVGKMNFYLSAADDLLRHPQDAPSIGLLLCKTQNKVIAEYALRGVEKPLGIASYQLAEALPDYLEGQLPSVEELEAELSRLEEGATH; from the coding sequence ATGACGCGTAGCCTCCAGATGCCGGACGATTACGCGACCCTGTTGGGCAACCTGAAGACTCAGATTCGTCAGGCCCAGACGCAGGCAGCCCTCAGCGTGAACCGCGAACTGGTGCTGTTGTACTGGCAGATCGGGCAGTCCATCCTGGAGCGGCAGGGGCAAGCCGGGTGGGGCGCAAAAGTCATTGACCGTTTGGCGCAGGATTTGAAGACCGAGTTTCCGGAGATGAAAGGCTTTAGCCGCAGCAACCTGAGTGCGATGCAGCAGTTTGCGGCCACCTGGCCTGATCCTGCAATCGTCCAACAGCTTGTTGGACAAATCCCGTGGGGACACAATGTCGCCCTGTTGCAAAAAGTCAAAGATCCCGCTGCCCGAGAGTGGTATGCCCGCGCCACCATTCAGCACGGGTGGAGCCGCAACATCCTGATCCATCAGATTGACAGTCGCCTGATTGAGCGGCAGGGGCAAGCCACCAGCAACTTTGACCGCGCCCTGCCTGCTCCGCAATCGGAATTGGCGGGGCAACTGCTGAAAGACCCCTACAATTTCGACTTTCTGAGTTTAGGCACCCAGGCACTGGAACGAGACTTGGAACGCAGCCTGCTGGCCCATCTGCGTGACTTCATGCTGGAACTGGGCGTGGGCTTTGCCTTTGTGGGCAGCCAGGTGCACCTCGAAGTGGGTGGGGAAGACTTTTACCTCGACCTGCTCTTTTACCACCTCAAGCTGCGCTGCTACGTGGTCATTGATTTGAAGATTGGGGAGTTCAAGCCGGAGTACGTGGGCAAGATGAATTTTTACCTCAGCGCCGCCGATGACCTGTTGCGCCATCCGCAGGATGCCCCCAGTATTGGGTTGCTCCTCTGCAAGACCCAGAACAAGGTGATTGCCGAGTATGCTCTGCGCGGTGTGGAGAAGCCCTTGGGGATAGCCAGCTATCAACTGGCCGAAGCCCTCCCCGACTATCTCGAAGGCCAGTTGCCTAGCGTGGAAGAGCTGGAAGCAGAACTGAGTCGGCTGGAGGAGGGCGCAACGCATTGA
- a CDS encoding site-specific integrase translates to MTTSDPNLALVRFQGDALAAARGWTDLTSEERRRRAIVAAQQLDPELLWSLTEAHTSLYGSAGAGLSARTARAYREGIGKLLQHADRTGFSLIRPERDAGALYIRSLEVTGLAPSSIRVQLAAARALFRALRWAGATALDPFSDARPVQDKTAPWDKRQPYTDHEVQALLKMAAPRDRALILLCAHGGLRIEEALQLTWNDLDLPGGVLTVQHGKGDKTRRVTLTRTLIAALQVLPRAEAVIGGTQTAARQRLQVIAKRAETRYRGWHAFRHYAGTRLVRQTGSLEYAARHLGHSSIETTRIYAKWSDQALDEALAGW, encoded by the coding sequence ATGACCACCTCTGATCCCAACCTCGCCCTCGTTCGCTTCCAAGGCGACGCCCTCGCTGCTGCTAGAGGCTGGACTGATCTCACCTCCGAGGAACGCCGCCGTCGAGCCATCGTCGCTGCCCAACAGTTAGATCCAGAATTACTCTGGTCGCTGACCGAAGCCCACACCTCTCTGTATGGGTCTGCAGGCGCGGGCCTGTCCGCCCGAACCGCCCGTGCGTATCGGGAAGGCATAGGCAAACTTCTTCAGCATGCTGATCGAACCGGCTTCAGCCTCATTCGACCCGAACGGGATGCTGGGGCCCTTTATATACGGTCACTCGAAGTCACAGGTTTGGCACCCTCCAGCATTCGCGTTCAGCTCGCCGCCGCTCGGGCCCTCTTCCGCGCCCTTCGTTGGGCTGGTGCTACTGCCCTCGATCCCTTCAGTGATGCTCGCCCAGTTCAAGACAAGACTGCACCCTGGGACAAACGCCAGCCCTACACCGACCATGAAGTCCAGGCCCTGCTCAAGATGGCCGCTCCCCGCGACCGAGCCCTCATTCTCCTCTGCGCTCACGGTGGCCTCCGCATTGAAGAAGCCCTGCAGTTGACTTGGAACGACCTTGACCTGCCCGGTGGCGTCCTAACCGTTCAGCACGGCAAAGGTGACAAAACCCGCCGCGTGACCCTCACCCGCACCCTGATTGCTGCCCTGCAAGTCTTGCCTCGAGCGGAAGCTGTGATTGGTGGCACACAGACCGCTGCCCGCCAACGCTTGCAGGTCATTGCCAAAAGGGCCGAAACCCGCTACCGAGGCTGGCATGCCTTCCGGCACTACGCGGGCACCCGCCTCGTTCGGCAAACCGGCAGCCTCGAGTACGCTGCCCGCCACCTCGGCCACAGCAGCATCGAAACCACCCGCATCTACGCCAAATGGAGCGACCAAGCCCTCGATGAGGCCCTCGCGGGCTGGTAA
- a CDS encoding type I restriction-modification system subunit M N-terminal domain-containing protein — MTKAARTASHIEEVLWSTADQLRGHVDAAYKHVFLGWVSLDSISDTLSLHYEKVEAAYGQATAEDRDECVADGVFWMSEEARWDEPKTMPSRGRSRQADRRRHDRPGSPDQSQPRTAGL; from the coding sequence ATGACCAAAGCCGCCCGCACCGCCTCCCACATTGAAGAAGTGTTGTGGAGTACCGCTGACCAACTGCGCGGCCACGTGGACGCCGCATACAAACACGTCTTTTTGGGATGGGTCTCTCTCGACTCCATCAGTGACACCTTGAGCCTGCACTACGAGAAGGTCGAAGCTGCCTATGGTCAAGCAACGGCCGAAGACCGCGACGAGTGCGTGGCCGACGGCGTGTTCTGGATGTCCGAAGAGGCCCGCTGGGATGAGCCGAAGACAATGCCAAGCAGAGGACGATCTCGGCAAGCGGATCGACGCCGCCATGACCGCCCTGGAAGCCCTGATCAAAGCCAACCTCGAACGGCTGGGCTATGA